In Legionella cincinnatiensis, the DNA window AAGAGAATGAGCTATGGATGCAGGTGGGTAATAATGCGATCTAAGTGGTTCGAAAAATGCTGAATTTCTTTTGAACTCAATGTATCTAATCCTCCTCGAATTAAACCACTTTCTCTTAGAGATTCATTTAAATGACGCATACTGAGCGTTTGTTTTATATTATCGGTAGAATAAAGCGTGCCACGTGGGTTAAGGGCAGACGCTTGTTTTGTAATAATATGATCTGCCAAAATAATGTCAGCAGTAATTACCAGATCTTGGCTTTGGACATGAGCGAGAATGTATTTATCTGCCCCATCAAATCCTGAGTCAACTTTAACTCTTTTAATAAAGGGGGAAGGTGGAATGGTTGCTAAGTGGTTTGCGACAATAATTACCAAAATGTGGCGTTTCATGGCTGCACGAAATAAAATTTGCTTAATTACCTTTGGACAGGCATCACCATCAATCCAAATTTTCATTAATTGTCATTCACCTAAGTTAGTTAACAAAATAGTTTTTCATTCATTATAGTAACAAATAATTTATGATTTAATTTTAAACATTGAGTATATTGATACTTTAACTTAAATAATTTAAATAGAGCAAGGGAAGAATAAGTAATAAGATGTTTTTGGGTTGGTCATTTAACAAGACCAACCCGAAATTTGATTAAAAAAGATCTAGTTTACTTGAGGGTATGGGCTCTTTGGGCGTTTCTGCAGACATTTTTTTATTATGTATTGATTTAAAAAAAGACTGTAATGTACATGCATGGCGATAGATGCTTTCTGATTCAAAGTGGCTTGGTTTTCCTTCCTTATCCACTTGTAAACGATAACCCTTTTCGCGAGCCTCTTGTGCTTTCATAAAGGAGACTACACATTTCTTCGTTGTTTCACTGATCTCATAAACTGCTGCATTATGCCAAGGAGTACCACCGGGAGCATGATCTTCATTAAACCATATACCAATTTTGTCAGTAGCTATTGTTTTAGGATGACATGACAATCGCAGTGCTTCAGGCTCAATTACTGATAAATATTTGCTAAGTGCATTACTCATACGCGCAACACCACGAGAAATGATTTCAGCCTCTTTTTTAACTTTTGATTTGGACTTTTCTGGATAGCCCATACTTAGTTCAGTTGTAAAAAATTGAATTTGGCCTCGATATAAATTAAGGCTATTTATATCATCATCATTCTTAGGTTTTGAAACCCTTTGTCTGAAGCTGGTTTCAGTTTCTGCATATTTGTTTAAATCAACAGTACCTGCTAAGTTAATAATTTTAATGTTTTTTAAATCATTTTTTTCTATCATTTCATTTAATTTTGCGAGATAGATTTCACGTTTTTCTTTGGTATGAATATCAGGAAATACCTCTGCAAATGCAAATCCGTCTGTATAGATTACAATTTCGGCTCCAGGGCCATAAACAGCCTCTATTTTCTTACAGACATTATTTAGGTGTTGTAAGGAGACTAATTCGGCCATATCAGGCGTGTCCCCTAGGGTTTTTCCTCGTACTGGCGCTTTTTCTGGGAAGGCTGGTGCCACAAGTCGTATTTTTTTTCCTTCCAGTACCATATTATCTACTTTATTGATGATTGCATCTGAAAATTCGGTGACTGTATGACTTTCTTTTTCATTGTCAGGAATTTTTCGATGTTCAGATAATATATTCAAAATCTTACTTGTCAGGGGGTGAGGCATAATGATACTCCAATATTTGTAATCTTTATCTATTTAATCTTTTGACTTTTGGTTAATTAAAAATCCTTTTTATATAAAAACAACACATAAAGATTAAATAGTGATCCAATATGATATATTCTAAACATTAAGGAAACATTAAATTCGATTGAATATAATTCATTTGGCATTATTATTTTTCTCTTTGGATTTAATCATTTCATTTTGATTGTAAATTGAAGGAAGGGATTACAAAGAAAAATTGAATAATCTTAAATGGATTATGTTGCTTGTTTCGACTATAGGTTACAGAGCTTTGACCTTACACAACGGTAGAGTTTTCTTTAACTGATGTAGCTGTGTCCAGTATCCATGTCGTACATAAGATCTATTGTTTATTGTTCTCACGCCATAAAATGGATAATGGTATTTTCATATCATATACTTTTAATATTATTCAGCTCAGTTTTCTTAACTATTAAAAGTAGTTTTAATGAATTGATTTAGTCTTAGTACTTTAGATTAATGGTTAAAGCATTTGGATTAGGTAGTGTTGTTACTCTTTTAGATGTCTTGTGAGCACCAGCTACTATAGCGATGTTTTAAGAATGGAGCTGGTATTTACCTAAATGGCAAGGTTGTGTATTACCCAAATGATAAGGACAAGGTATATCAAAATGGATAATAAAAATACAATGCCCAGTAGGTTTGAGGCATATACAGCTCAGTTTCCCCATCATATTGCCGCAATTCATGGCCAAAAAATTCTCACTTACGCTCAATTAAATCAACAAGCGAATCAACTTGCACATTATTTACGAAGCATGGGACTTAATGCGGATACACCTGTTGCTGTGTGTTTCGAGCGTTCTTTTGATTTTTTAATCTCCATAATAGCTATTTTAAAAGCTGGGGGTGCTTACTTGCCTATTGATGCTTCACAACCTGAAGAGCGTCTTTTGTTTCTTTTAAATGATAGTCAAGCCCCGATTTTAATTACTCAAGCTGCCTCTGCTCATAAATTTTCACAATATCAGAGGAAGATAGTTTTCTTAGATAAAAGTCACGCATTGCTCGAGCAGCAACCTGACAATAATCCATCAACGTTTATCTCTGAACAGCAACTTGCTTATATTATTTACACATCAGGTTCTACAGGTGCACCTAAAGGCGTGCTCATCGAACACCGTTCCATTATAAATTATTGTCAATGGCTTGGAGAATATACTCAAAGTCAAGTGCAACAACGAGTGGATTTTTCTGCTAGCCCTATTTTTGATATGGCAGTTTCTGTTTCTTTAGCACCACTTATGTTAGGTTTAACCATTGTTATTTGTGATGCAGAAATAAAAAAAGATCCTAAAGCTTATTTAACCAATTTAGCAAGGTCACAAATTAATGTGATTAAGCTAACTCCAAGTTATTTTAAACTCTTAGTTCAAGAAACCAAAAACAATTTTATTGCCTTACCCCACCTAAAGTCGATTATTTTAGGCGGTGAACATCTTGCTGCTGCTGAATGTAAAGCCTGGCTTAGCTTGTATCCTGAACATATATTATATAATGAATATGGACCGACAGAAGCAACTGTTGCGGTTTCAGTATATAAAGTGCAACGCGATAATTTTACTGATTTTGATACTTATGTACCTATCGGTACGGTGGGACCGCAGATTTCCTATCATATTCTTGATAAATACCATCAACCAGTAGCTGATGGTGAAAAAGGTGAACTGGCTATTGGTGGAGTTTGCCTTGCACGGGGTTATTTAAATCGTCCGGATTTAACTCAAAAGCAATTTATTCAGCATTCTTTCAACCAGGAACCAGAAGCTCGTTTTTATAAAACGGGGGATTTATGCCGAAAACGCACTGATGGTGTGATTGAATATTTTGGGCGTATAGATGATCAAGTCAAAATACGAGGTTTTCGTGTGGAACCAAGAGAGGTAGAAAACTGTCTAGCAGCCCATTCTTTAATTAAGTCAGTTGCAGTGGTGACGCAAGAAAATGAACAAAAAGAACAACAACTAGTAGCTTATTATGTTTTAGACAATAAAAATACCGAACTAACTGCCGCACAAGTACGTCAATTTTTAGAAAAACAAATTCCTGATTATATGATTCCTTCAGCTTTTATAAGGGTGGATTTTTTACCCTTAACTGCAAATGGAAAGTTAGATAAATCAGCTTTATCTGTACCTAAAATGCATATAACTCATGATTATATTGAACCTGTAACCGCTTTAGAAAAACAGCTTGCTCGTATTTGGTCGGAAGAATTAGGGGTGAAATTAGTCGGTTTAAAAGATAATTTTTTTGAGCTTGGCGGACATTCTCTTTCTGCTGCACGTCTGGTGTCTAAGATAAATCATACCCTAAAAAGAAATATTACACTTTATGATTTTTATAAAACTACGTGTATTGCTGATTTAATCCCAGTGCTTCAACGCACAAAAAGAATTAGAAAAATTATTGTGAATGAAAAGACACTAGAAACAACACCATTAAGTGATTTCCAATTTGTGCTGTGGATGGCTGATACTTTTGAGCCTAAAGCCAAAAGATTAAATATTATTGCTAGAAAGCGCGTGCAAGGCCATTTTGATAAAGAAGCGTTAGATTTTGCTTTTCAAGCCGTTTTAAAAAAGCATGAGGTGCTTATTTATCGTGTTTTTAAGTTACAACCTAAACAAAAAGCAAGTAAAAATTTATCCATTAAACTGATTACAAAAGATCTTAGTACTTTATCCGCTGCAAAAGTGGAACAAAATCTCGAGCAATCAATGCAAGAACTGGAGAATTTTAAACGTTGGTCTAAAAATGTTCCTTTGATTGTAGCTCGTCTTTTTTACTTAAATAAACATGAATCAGAGTTGCAAGTTTGTATGCCTCATTTAATTTCTGATAATGCATCGGTGGATATTTTATTTAGTGACTTATCTAAATTCTACCTTCAGAAACTGAAATTTAATGAAAGAGAACAACTTACTACTTACAGGACAAGTGAGCTATTACAAGCAATAGAAGTTGATATGCATTTTAAAAAATATATTCTTACTGAACAGCAATTACTTGAAAATTTTTTAGAGAAGGATGTTCAGTTTTGGGAAAAATATTTGCAAAATGCTTCTTTCTTCGCTTTTCCTAAAAAGTATGTCGTCAGTGACATGAAAAAAGAGAAACTTGCTTATTCAACCTACATGCCAATACCCACTGAAGCCTTGAGTAAGTTAAAACACTTTTGTGAGCAGCATCATATTAGTATGAATAATGGCTTATGCACTGTACTAGCATTGGCCTTACGTAATTGTTGTAGCAATTCTAGAAATGATAAACCGTTCATGGTAATGAACATTATTAAATCAACACGAGATAATCCCGCTTATGATAATTCTATTGGCTGTTTCTTAAGAGTTGAGCCTGTTAAAATTGCTTTAGACAATAATGGGACTCTAGAAAGTTTATCGCAGCAAATTCAGCAATCAATCATTGAAACCAGTAACCATCAACATTGTTCCAATCTTATAAAATTGAGTGCAGTGAGCACCTTAAATACAAAAAAGAAAAAAATCCAAAGCTCTTTAATCAAGTTAGTAACGCCAGTGTTTACCAAAATTCTGCAAACACCGCTTATTTATCGCAAGATATTGCAACGTTGTATCAGTCGTTTAATGTTGTTTAAACGCAATCATTATTTTGTTATCAATCTGAATGTCAGAAATAATTTTCTAGCTCATGATGAAAACCAAACTCAGTTATTTGGTTTTAAAAGTCAGGGTGCCGATCTGCCGCAGAGAGACTTATTGGCCATCGATTATATTTTTGAAGCATGTTTTTTATATGATGAAGATCAAAAAATCTATTATTTGGTAATTTCAGCAAATTTAACACCAGAGTTCAAAAAGAAAATAGCGCAAGAATTTGTGCAGATAATGGGGGATACATCATTAACTCTATCATTAGCAGTACAAAGCAATTAATGGGGTAGGGCCAAGAGCGACGCATAAAGAGATCTAACTCCTCTTTTTCCTATTTTAAAAGTCAAATGATCAAAATATGCGCCAATATTAATTCGTCGGTTTGGTAGTCATTGAGGCACCTAAAGTTTCTGTCATTCGTTCAGTAGCGACTAAAGTACCTGGTGCTGAAGAATAATAATTCATATCCAAAGGATTACAAATCATTGCTCGAATCAATCGAGAACCTAATCCTGGCATTCCGGCATGCATTACTTTTTTATTATCAATGAGCAATACATCTCCTTTTTTCCAGATACATGAAGAATAATACTGACGCATTGTTTGTGCAAGAGCAGTCACCTCTTGATGATTAAAACAGCTTCCTACCTTTTTTTTATTGG includes these proteins:
- a CDS encoding YaiI/YqxD family protein produces the protein MKIWIDGDACPKVIKQILFRAAMKRHILVIIVANHLATIPPSPFIKRVKVDSGFDGADKYILAHVQSQDLVITADIILADHIITKQASALNPRGTLYSTDNIKQTLSMRHLNESLRESGLIRGGLDTLSSKEIQHFSNHLDRIITHLHP
- a CDS encoding L-tyrosine/L-tryptophan isonitrile synthase family protein encodes the protein MPHPLTSKILNILSEHRKIPDNEKESHTVTEFSDAIINKVDNMVLEGKKIRLVAPAFPEKAPVRGKTLGDTPDMAELVSLQHLNNVCKKIEAVYGPGAEIVIYTDGFAFAEVFPDIHTKEKREIYLAKLNEMIEKNDLKNIKIINLAGTVDLNKYAETETSFRQRVSKPKNDDDINSLNLYRGQIQFFTTELSMGYPEKSKSKVKKEAEIISRGVARMSNALSKYLSVIEPEALRLSCHPKTIATDKIGIWFNEDHAPGGTPWHNAAVYEISETTKKCVVSFMKAQEAREKGYRLQVDKEGKPSHFESESIYRHACTLQSFFKSIHNKKMSAETPKEPIPSSKLDLF
- a CDS encoding amino acid adenylation domain-containing protein, producing the protein MDNKNTMPSRFEAYTAQFPHHIAAIHGQKILTYAQLNQQANQLAHYLRSMGLNADTPVAVCFERSFDFLISIIAILKAGGAYLPIDASQPEERLLFLLNDSQAPILITQAASAHKFSQYQRKIVFLDKSHALLEQQPDNNPSTFISEQQLAYIIYTSGSTGAPKGVLIEHRSIINYCQWLGEYTQSQVQQRVDFSASPIFDMAVSVSLAPLMLGLTIVICDAEIKKDPKAYLTNLARSQINVIKLTPSYFKLLVQETKNNFIALPHLKSIILGGEHLAAAECKAWLSLYPEHILYNEYGPTEATVAVSVYKVQRDNFTDFDTYVPIGTVGPQISYHILDKYHQPVADGEKGELAIGGVCLARGYLNRPDLTQKQFIQHSFNQEPEARFYKTGDLCRKRTDGVIEYFGRIDDQVKIRGFRVEPREVENCLAAHSLIKSVAVVTQENEQKEQQLVAYYVLDNKNTELTAAQVRQFLEKQIPDYMIPSAFIRVDFLPLTANGKLDKSALSVPKMHITHDYIEPVTALEKQLARIWSEELGVKLVGLKDNFFELGGHSLSAARLVSKINHTLKRNITLYDFYKTTCIADLIPVLQRTKRIRKIIVNEKTLETTPLSDFQFVLWMADTFEPKAKRLNIIARKRVQGHFDKEALDFAFQAVLKKHEVLIYRVFKLQPKQKASKNLSIKLITKDLSTLSAAKVEQNLEQSMQELENFKRWSKNVPLIVARLFYLNKHESELQVCMPHLISDNASVDILFSDLSKFYLQKLKFNEREQLTTYRTSELLQAIEVDMHFKKYILTEQQLLENFLEKDVQFWEKYLQNASFFAFPKKYVVSDMKKEKLAYSTYMPIPTEALSKLKHFCEQHHISMNNGLCTVLALALRNCCSNSRNDKPFMVMNIIKSTRDNPAYDNSIGCFLRVEPVKIALDNNGTLESLSQQIQQSIIETSNHQHCSNLIKLSAVSTLNTKKKKIQSSLIKLVTPVFTKILQTPLIYRKILQRCISRLMLFKRNHYFVINLNVRNNFLAHDENQTQLFGFKSQGADLPQRDLLAIDYIFEACFLYDEDQKIYYLVISANLTPEFKKKIAQEFVQIMGDTSLTLSLAVQSN